In one Solanum lycopersicum chromosome 11, SLM_r2.1 genomic region, the following are encoded:
- the LOC104644813 gene encoding uncharacterized protein codes for MTDQRDKVLCGLSNRRNDRSEGERTGNDISNGERMGNDRSKGECTENDISEGERMGNERSEGERTGNGRSEGERTGNDRSEEERLRELSNSRNYRSRNERSEGERTGNDISEGEHTGNDISEGERTGNDQSEGERTGNDRSEEERTGNNNRSEGEHSGNNRSEKEHAKKRQIRGRTDGEQQQIRGRTLREQQIRERTHGKRQIRGKIAP; via the coding sequence ATGACAGATCAGAGGGATAAAGTTCTTTGTGGACTGTCAAATAGACGGAACGATAGATCAGAGGGAGAACGCACGGGAAATGACATATCAAATGGAGAACGCATGGGAAACGACAGATCAAAGGGAGAATGCACAGAGAATGACATATCAGAGGGAGAACGCATGGGGAACGAAAGATCGGAGGGAGAACGAACGGGGAACGGCAGATCAGAAGGAGAACGTACGGGGAACGACAGATCAGAAGAAGAACGGCTCCGTGAACTGTCAAATAGCAGGAACTACAGATCAAGGAACGAAAGATCAGAGGGAGAACGCACGGGGAACGACATATCAGAGGGAGAACACACGGGGAACGACATATCAGAGGGAGAACGCACGGGGAATGACCAATCAGAGGGAGAACGCACGGGGAATGACAGATCAGAGGAAGAACGGACGGGGAACAACAACAGATCAGAGGGAGAACACTCAGGGAACAACAGATCAGAGAAAGAACACGCTAAGAAACGACAGATCAGAGGAAGAACGGACGGGGAACAACAACAGATCAGAGGGAGAACACTCAGGGAACAACAGATCAGAGAAAGAACACACGGGAAACGACAGATTAGAGGGAAAATAGCTCCATGA
- the LOC101243669 gene encoding ubiquitin-like-specific protease 1D, with protein sequence MPKRSRNVVEPRRSSRLRELENRRNNRSEGECLHRLSNRRNDRSEGEHTQVASTLDSAVELRCSSRRCELSNRRNDRSEGESHCGLSNRQNDRSEGERTGNDISNGERMGNDSSKGECTENDILEGERMGNERSEGERTRNSRSEGERTGNDRSEGEQLRELSNSRNSRSKNERSEGERMGNDISEREHTGNNISEGEHTGNDQSEGERTGNDRSEEERLCKLSCSRNSRSEGERLRGLSKRRNSRSEGERFRRNSRSEGKLNSINFDCYLENIWRKLPEDKKNLFACLDSLWFSSYRNKRFESKVLRWIKNKDIFSKKYVFVPIVLWGHWCLLIFCHLGESLESESTTPCMLLLDSLQIADSSRFAPEIRKFISSIFNNEERPESKQLIKNIPLLVPQVPQQRNATDCGKFVLYYISLFLENAPETFSISEGYPYFMKEDWFTHDQLESFWQDLQTVNKNSSSADGNSSDSDDVICLD encoded by the exons ATGCCTAAAAGAAGCAGAAATG TTGTGGAGCCACGGCGTTCTTCCCGCCTCCGTGAACTGGAAAATAGAAGGAACAACAGATCAGAGGGAGAATGCCTCCATCGACTGTCAAATAGAAGGAATGACAGATCAGAGGGAGAGCACACTCAAGTAGCTTCTACACTCGATTCAGCTGTTGAGCTACGGTGTTCTTCCCGCCGCTGTGAACTGTCAAATAGAAGGAATGACAGATCAGAGGGAGAAAGTCATTGTGGACTGTCAAATAGACAGAACGATAGATCAGAGGGAGAACGCACAGGGAATGACATATCAAATGGAGAACGCATGGGAAATGACAGTTCAAAGGGAGAATGCACAGAGAATGACATATTAGAGGGAGAACGCATGGGTAACGAAAGATCGGAGGGAGAACGAACGAGGAACAGCAGATCAGAAGGAGAACGTACGGGGAACGACAGATCAGAGGGAGAACAGCTCCGTGAACTGTCAAATAGCAGGAACTCCAGATCAAAGAACGAAAGATCAGAGGGAGAACGCATGGGGAACGACATATCAGAGAGAGAACACACGGGGAACAACATATCAGAGGGAGAACACACGGGGAACGACCAATCAGAGGGAGAACGCACAGGGAACGACAGATCAGAGGAAGAGCGGCTCTGTAAATTGTCATGTAGCAGGAACTCCAGATCTGAGGGAGAACGCCTCCGTGGACTGTCAAAAAGAAGGAACTCCAGATCAGAGGGAGAACGCTTCCGAAGGAACTCCAGATCAGAGGGAAAGTTAAACTCGATCAACTTTGACTGTTACCTGGA GAATATATGGAGGAAACTACCAGAGGATAAGAAAAATTTGTTTGCATGCCTCGACTCCTTGTGGTTTTCCTCATACAGAAACAAACGGTTTGAGTCTAAGGTGTTGAGATGGATTAAGAACAAAGACATATTCtcgaaaaaatatgtttttgttcCCATTGTTCTCTG GGGTCATTGGTGTCTTTTGATCTTTTGCCATCTCGGTGAAAGTCTGGAGTCAGAATCAACAACTCCCTGTATGTTGTTGCTGGATTCGTTGCAGATAGCAGACTCCTCGCGATTTGCACCTGAGATAAGAAA ATTCATTTCCAGCATATTCAACAATGAAGAGAGGCCAGAGAGCAAGCAGCTGATTAAAAATATCCCACTATTGGTTCCTCAG GTACCGCAACAGAGAAATGCTACCGACTGTGGTAAATTTGTTTTGTACTACATTAGCCTTTTCCTAGAGAATGCTCCAGAAACTTTTAGCATTTCAGAAGGCTACCCTTACTTT ATGAAGGAAGATTGGTTTACCCATGACCAGTTAGAAAGCTTTTGGCAAGACCTGCAGACTGTGAACAAGAACTCATCATCTGCTGATGGAAACTCCTCAGATTCAGATGATGTTATATGTTTAGACTAA
- the LOC101263377 gene encoding LOW QUALITY PROTEIN: glucan endo-1,3-beta-glucosidase (The sequence of the model RefSeq protein was modified relative to this genomic sequence to represent the inferred CDS: deleted 1 base in 1 codon): protein MMLPSRTALLSLFILSLLTGILPPTAVTATGSTATTTIGFTYSAAVDNSPPPEHVVTALQSLNIPAVRLLNPSPTLIRAFSYSNISLLLTVPNYLVGAFAANRSAATVWVYNNVLPFHPRARISLISVGSDVISSTGGPGITDPTTALVPAMQNLHHALIDLGIRTVSVSTTFSFINVITTAFPPSAAEFQEPVNSLVIRPVLEFLEETNSSLLMNVYPYNVYRLHGEIPISFALFQEGPFNFRDDVVTGVRYHNLFDMMVDAVIAAMAVSGYENVPLILTETGWPSNDEHMNAEESQMYAEKYLQGLISHLKSGLGTPLRKEGAAQAYIYQLFDDGPESNSKKNNLTSDGGETVHQYWGVMYHNMTMKYNIKFDNAHQISTMLGLLVPSIYSLWLLYHFFFCLFGLD, encoded by the exons ATGATGCTTCCCTCGAGAACTGCGCTTCTCTCTCTCTTCATTCTCTCTCTCTTAACCGGAATTCTCCCTCCTACCGCCGTGACAGCCACCGGCAGCACCGCCACTACTACCATCGGCTTCACATACTCCGCCGCCGTGGACAACTCTCCACCACCTGAGCATGTTGTTACAGCACTTCAATCTCTCAATATCCCCGCCGTACGACTCCTTAATCCGAGTCCAACTTTAATCCGAGCATTTTCCTACTCGAACATCTCCCTTCTCCTCACTGTACCAAATTACCTCGTCGGAGCCTTCGCTGCTAATCGCTCAGCTGCTACTGTATGGGTTTACAACAATGTACTTCCGTTTCATCCTCGTGCTCGGATTTCACTCATTTCAGTCGGTTCCGATGTTATCTCTTCCACCGGCGGTCCCGGAATTACTGATCCTACCACTGCCTTAGTCCCTGCTATGCAAAACTTACACCACGCGCTTATTGATTTAGGAATCCGTACTGTTTCAGTTTCTACGACTTTCTCCTTCATCAACGTGATTACGACGGCGTTTCCTCCGTCTGCAGCTGAGTTCCAAGAGCCTGTTAATTCGCTTGTTATCAGACCTGTACTTGAGTTTTTGGAGGAAACGAATTCATCTCTGTTAATGAATGTGTATCCGTACAATGTGTATCGACTCCATGGAGAGATTCCGATTAGTTTCGCTTTGTTCCAGGAAGGTCCATTTAACTTCCGTGATGATGTTGTTACAGGTGTTAGGTATCATAATCTGTTTGATATGATGGTTGATGCTGTAATTGCTGCAATGGCGGTTTCAGGCTATGAGAATGTTCCCCTGATTTTGACGGAAACAGGGTGGCCAAGTAATGATGAGCACATGAATGCAGAGGAGAGTCAGATGTACGCTGAGAAATACTTACAAGGACTGATTTCACATTTGAAATCTGGCCTTGGAACTCCACTCAGGAAGGAAGGTGCTGCTCAGGCTTACATTTACCAGTTGTTTGACGACGGGCCTGAATCGAATTCGAAGAAGAACAACTTAACCTCTGATGGTGGTGAAACAGTGCATCAGTACTGGGGAGTGATGTACCATAACATGACCATGAAGTACAACATCAAGTTTGACAATGCTCATCAAATTTCCACAATGCTTGGTTTACTCGTTCCCTCAATCTATTCTCTATGGCTTCTTTACCATTTCTTCTTCTGT TTGTTTGGTCTGGATTGA
- the LOC101243958 gene encoding calmodulin, translated as MADQLTDDQISEFKEAFSLFDKDGDGCITTKELGTVMRSLGQNPTEAELQDMINEVDADGNGTIDFPEFLNLMARKMKDTDSEEELKEAFRVFDKDQNGFISAAELRHVMTNLGEKLTDEEVDEMIREADVDGDGQINYDEFVKVMMAKRRMKMVQSKSVKPISQSNGRKGRKRDRCIIL; from the exons ATGGCGGATCAGCTCACTGACGATCAGATCTCGGAGTTCAAAGAAGCTTTTAGCCTATTCGACAAGGATGGAGATG GTTGCATCACAACTAAGGAGCTTGGAACCGTGATGCGGTCATTGGGGCAGAACCCAACTGAGGCTGAGCTTCAAGACATGATCAATGAAGTTGATGCTGATGGGAATGGGACCATTGACTTCCCTGAGTTCCTTAACCTGATGGCTCGCAAGATGAAGGACACTGATTCTGAGGAGGAGCTCAAGGAAGCTTTTAGAGTGTTTGACAAGGATCAGAATGGATTTATCTCTGCTGCTGAGCTTCGCCATGTCATGACTAACCTAGGTGAGAAGCTTACAGACGAAGAGGTTGATGAGATGATTCGTGAAGCTGATGTGGATGGTGATGGACAGATCAACTATGACGAGTTTGTCAAGGTCATGATGGCCAA GAGGCGAATGAAGATGGTACAAAGTAAAAGTGTGAAACCCATTTCACAGAGCAATGGAAGAAAAGGCCGAAAGAGAGATCGATGCATAATCCTTTGA
- the LOC101263671 gene encoding uncharacterized protein, translating into MGRPGLRNYDDHYEARRGNRKRAKYSGEVKFSDNRRQKISRLENVDADYVEFVKLLYNYDINSQSYTNEHGNDVSYDEVEDEDDTDPQYKIFLANAKRDGRSYILNLNRKDEFPVSIKYEKESACNNGCKCFCCQNQKDMETQKDAVDEAISLNICSKDELKNRRFPRTDPRYDSNRSMGGMDVILPSDPTSQRNNENMSRKLSTGQCGASKKQGKCETKIKSCVEKMVEKGSKLVHVRDKDKASDVGEDYALLLENLQCEKWGMKASLSGCNIKYEASDDDLEILYDSNDMLKKKREPSEFRKKVTDLLKKPYNPKEYKELWTYVNDQKPVERNMESRRGGVKSYKTKKMGKSYLEYYTDLKERLEVVGNDERKKLKIMRGFSFWLQNLTNAGAFKPWNDTEFLALVAGSS; encoded by the exons ATGGGTCGACCAGGATTGAGGAATTATGACGATCATTATGAAGCAAGACGTGGAAACAGAAAGAGAGCAAAATATTCCGGTGAAGTAAAGTTTAGTGACAATCGCAGGCAAAAGATTTCAAGATTAGAGAATGTTGATGCGGATTATGTTGAGTTTGTGAAGCTACTCTACAACTATGATATAAATTCTCAGTCATACACAAATGAACATGGAAATGATGTCAGCTATGATGAAGTTGAGGATGAGGATGATACTGACCCGCAGTACAAGATATTTTTGGCTAATGCCAAGCGTGATGGGAGGTCATATATCCTTAACCTCAATAGAAAGGATGAGTTTCCTGTGTCCATTAAGTATGAAAAAGAGAGTGCGTGTAATAATGGGTGCAAATGTTTCTGTTGTCAAAATCAGAAAGATATGGAGACTCAAAAGGATGCTGTGGATGAGGCAATCTCACTCAATATATGTAGCAAAGATGAGCTAAAAAATCGGAGATTTCCAAGGACTGATCCCAGGTATGATAGCAATAGATCCATGGGAGGCATGGATGTGATATTGCCTTCCGATCCTACTTCTCAGAGAAACAATGAGAATATGAGCCGGAAGCTTAGCACGGGGCAATGTGGTGCATCCAAGAAGCAGGGGAAGTGTGAGACTAAGATAAAGTCGTGCGTGGAGAAGATGGTGGAAAAAGGGAGTAAACTAGTACATGTCAGAGACAAAGATAAAGCATCTGATGTAGGTGAAGATTATGCGTTACTTCTGGAGAATCTTCAATGTGAAAAATGGGGCATGAAAGCCTCGTTAAGTGGCTGCAATATCAAGTATGAAGCTTCTGATGATGACCTTGAAATCCTTTACGACAGTAATGATATGCTCAAGAAG AAACGTGAGCCGTCTGAGTTCAGGAAGAAAGTCACAGATCTTCTGAAGAAGCCTTACAATCCAAAGGAGTACAAAGAACTATGGACATATGTCAATGATCAAAAACCAGTGGAAAGGAATATGGAATCGCGTAGAGGGGGAGTGAAGTCCTACAAGACAAAGAAAATGGGAAAATCATATCTGGAGTACTATACAG ACCTTAAGGAAAGACTTGAAGTAGTTGGTAATGACGAGAGGAAGAAGTTAAAGATCATGCGTGGCTTTTCGTTTTGGTTACAG AATCTCACTAACGCAGGAGCCTTCAAACCATGGAACGATACTGAGTTTCTTGCACTGGTAGCTGGATCTAGTTAA
- the ACI39 gene encoding cytoplasmic ribosomal protein S13 encodes MGRMHSRGKGISASALPYKRTPPSWLKISAPDVEDNICKFAKKGLTPSQIGVILRDSHGIAQVKSVTGSKILRILKAHGLAPEIPEDLYHLIKKAVAIRKHLERNRKDKDSKFRLILVESRIHRLARYYKKTKKLPPVWKYESTTASTLVA; translated from the exons ATGGGTCGTATGCACAGTCGCGG TAAGGGTATCTCAGCGTCGGCTCTTCCTTACAAGAGAACTCCTCCAAGTTGGCTTAAGATCTCTGCTCCAGAT GTGGAGGACAATATCTGCAAGTTTGCGAAAAAAGGACTGACACCTTCACAAATTGGTGTGATTCTTCGTGATTCTCATGGAATTGCTCAAGTCAAGAGTGTCACCGGGAGCAAGATTTTGCGTATCCTCAAAGCTCACg GACTTGCTCCTGAGATTCCGGAGGATCTATACCACCTTATTAAGAAGGCAGTTGCCATCAGGAAGCATTTGGAGAGGAACAGAAAGGACAAGGATTCCAAGTTCCGCTTGATTTTGGTGGAGAGTAGGATTCACCGCCTTGCTCGTTATTACAAGAAAACTAAGAAGCTTCCACCTGTCTGGAAATA TGAGTCTACCACAGCAAGTACACTAGTAGCTTAA